The nucleotide sequence AAAAGCTCAGATTAACCAGCAAACGATTCACCTACTACCGGATGTTTCTTCGGCTTAGTCTTCTTCTCCTTCTCTGTGGCCTTTTCCCCTTGGGCTACTGGTTTTGCCTTTTCAGCAAGGGGTTTACCCTCAAGGATGAGTTTTATCTCCTCAGCGGTGAGCACCTCCCGCTCGAGCAGCGCCTCTGCTATCCTCTCGAGAACCTTTTTGTGATCTAAAATGAGCTTCTTTGCCCGCTCATAATTGGTAGTTACTATCCGCTTCACCTCCTCGTCAATCAGCTCCGCGGTCCGCTCGCTGTACTCCTTGGGGTGGGCGAACTCCTTGCCGAGAAATATGTGCTCATCCTTCCTGCCGAAGGTGAGTGGTCCTAACTGATCACTCATCCCCCACTCACAGACCATTCTCCGCGCCAATTTGGTAGCTCGCTCCAGGTCATTCCCGGCGCCAGTGGTCAGGTCCTTGAGGAATATCTCTTCCGACGCCCTCCCTCCAAGCAATACGCAGAGCTGATCCTCCAGGTACTCCTTGGTGTAGGTATGGCGATCGTCTATAGGGAGTTGTTGGGTCACTCCAAGTGCCGTTCCCCGGGGAATGATGCTCACCTTATGGAGGGGATCGGTCTTGGGGAGGAGCATAGCGAGCAGGGCATGCCCCGCTTCATGATAAGCGGTGTTTTTCTTCTCCACCTCGGTGATAATCATACTCTTCCGCTCCACCCCCATCAGCACCTTGTCCTTCGCCTCTTCGAAATCCTCCATCATTACCTTATCCCGGTCACGACGGGCGGCGAGAAGCGCCGCTTCGTTCACCAGGTTCTCGAGATCGGCGCCGGAAAAACCAGGAGTCCCCCGAGCAAGCACCGAAAGATCGACATCCGAAGCAAGGGGGATCCGCCTCGTATGGACCTTTAATATCGCCTCCCGCCCCTTCACATCGGGCCTATCGACCACTATCCGCCGGTCGAATC is from Acidobacteriota bacterium and encodes:
- the ftsH gene encoding ATP-dependent zinc metalloprotease FtsH, whose product is MNLFAKNVRLWLVVVIIAFLLWNLFQVSASPEQKIIFSQFLDEVEHGRVAKVVIEGDKIKGTYIDGKTRFHTVSPSNYNGLVPLLRKHHVEIEAKELSQSPWLAALLSWAPMVVLIIIWIFFMRQMQAGGNKALSFGKSRARLAPSNRRRVTFKDVAGVDEALEELREIIDFLKNPKKFQRLGGRIPKGVLLMGPPGTGKTLLARAIAGEANVPFFSICGSDFVEMFVGVGASRVRDLFEQGKKNAPCIIFIDEIDAVGRHRGAGLGGGHDEREQTLNQLLAEMDGFESNEGVILIAATNRPDILDPALLRPGRFDRRIVVDRPDVKGREAILKVHTRRIPLASDVDLSVLARGTPGFSGADLENLVNEAALLAARRDRDKVMMEDFEEAKDKVLMGVERKSMIITEVEKKNTAYHEAGHALLAMLLPKTDPLHKVSIIPRGTALGVTQQLPIDDRHTYTKEYLEDQLCVLLGGRASEEIFLKDLTTGAGNDLERATKLARRMVCEWGMSDQLGPLTFGRKDEHIFLGKEFAHPKEYSERTAELIDEEVKRIVTTNYERAKKLILDHKKVLERIAEALLEREVLTAEEIKLILEGKPLAEKAKPVAQGEKATEKEKKTKPKKHPVVGESFAG